From one Xiphophorus hellerii strain 12219 chromosome 18, Xiphophorus_hellerii-4.1, whole genome shotgun sequence genomic stretch:
- the LOC116737312 gene encoding olfactory receptor 2AT4-like, translating into MVLSSNITRIHNFFILGFPGLSPSYYGPASAVLFLVYLAILVGNSFILAFVIHEKSLQKPTYLVFCHLALTDLSFGTVTLPKIISKYWFGNSIISFYECFTQMFFVHYLGSVMSFLLLVMALDRFIAICAPLRYPVLITNNIIFALCGSAWFLPLPLMLFVIFQALSLPYCQSNIITQCYCDHISITNQACGNDLKIAVIVTLCIAMFCLLVPLAFILISYVSVIIVILKMSNSTGRSRILATCTPQIFITCLFYLPRCFVYIANTVGFSFSVDVRILLILLYSLLPAAVNPVIYCFKTQEIKHTLMKRIKTAKIGIELKIWTSN; encoded by the coding sequence ATGGTGCTCAGCTCAAACATCACAAGGATACACAACTTTTTCATCCTTGGGTTCCCTGGACTCTCACCGTCGTACTATGGCCCTGCATCAGCTGTACTTTTTCTAGTCTATCTAGCTATTTTAGTAGGAAATAGTTTCATCTTGGCATTTGTCATCCATGAAAAATCTCTTCAAAAACCTACGTACTTGGTCTTTTGTCACCTTGCACTGACTGATTTATCATTTGGTACTGTTACACTCCCAAAGATCATTTCAAAATATTGGTTTGGAAACAGCATCATCTCATTTTATGAGTGTTTTACACAAATGTTCTTTGTTCACTATTTAGGTTCAGTAATGTCATTTTTGTTACTGGTAATGGCTCTTGATAGATTCATAGCAATTTGTGCTCCACTGCGATACCCTGTCCTAATCACAAACAATATTATATTTGCTCTTTGTGGATCTGCTTGGTTTTTACCCCTGCCTTTGATGCTGTTTGTAATATTCCAAGCCCTCAGTTTACCTTACTGTCAGTCAAATATTATTACCCAGTGCTACTGTGACCACATCTCAATAACAAATCAGGCATGTGGAAATGATCTGAAGATTGCAGTGATTGTTACCCTTTGTATCGCTATGTTTTGTCTCTTGGTGCCTCTTGCATTTATACTGATTTCTTATGTTTCTGTTATtatagtcattttaaaaatgtctaattcTACAGGACGCAGCAGAATTCTGGCAACATGTACTCCACAAATATTCATAACATGTCTTTTCTATCTCCCTAGGTGCTTTGTTTATATAGCTAACACAGTTGGATTTTCTTTTAGCGTAGATGTTCGCATTTTGTTAATTCTGCTGTACAGTTTACTTCCTGCTGCAGTCAACCCGGTAATATACTGTTTCAAGACCCAAGAAATAAAGCACACTTTGatgaagagaataaaaacagctaaaattgGAATAGAGTTAAAAATCTGGACCAGTAACTGA